The genomic region GTCATCGACCTCGACCGTGAGCATCCAGCCGTCACCGAACGGGTCTTCGTTCAGCAGTTCCGGCTCGTCGCGGAGCCGGTCGTTGACTGCCGTGACAGTCCCGGAGACGGGGGCGTACACATCGGATACAGCCTTGATGGACTCCACCACGCCGAAGTCCTCACCAGCGGTCAGCTCCGCCCCTTCCTCGGGCAGTTCGACGAACACCACGTCGCCGAGTTCATCCTGTGCGAACGCCGTGATGCCGACCTTGGCGGTGTCTCCGGCGACGCGTACCCATTCGTGTGACTCCAGATATCGCAGGTCGTCGGGAACGTCGAAGCTCATCTATCGAGGAATGGCGTGCTCCTGGTACGTGCTTTCTTCGGTTCACCGCGGACGACAACGCGGACGGACTCGTCCGGTTCGGCGTACGCCGCCGGGACGTAGGCGAGGGCAATCGGCGATCCCAGTGTCGGACTCATCGTTCCGCTGGTGATGTGGCCGATCGGCTCCCCCGCTGGCGTTGTCACGTCGTACCCGTGGCGCGGGACGCCACGGTCGAGGAGTTCGATGCCGATGAGCTTCTCTTCGGGACCGTCCGCGGCGACGCCTTCCAGCGCGTCCCGACCGACGAAATCCGTATCGAGCGCGACCGTCCAGCCGATGCCGGCCTCGTGGGGCGTTCTGGGCTCGTCAACCGGGTGGAATTCCTGGCCGGAGAGCAGAAAGCCCATTTCTAGACGGAGCGTGTCGCGCGCGCCGAGACCGCAGGGCTGGCACTCAAGCGCGCTCCAGATCGCCTCAGCACCGTTGGGCGGGCAGAGGATTTCGAAGCCGGGTTCGCCCGTGTAGCCCGTCCGAGCGATTAGCGAGTCAACGCCGGCGACAGCCCCGTCAGCCACGTTGAACCGAGACAGATCAGCGAGCGAGACATCTGTCTCGGCCGACAGCAGGTCCGGGGCCTCTGGCCCCTGGACAGCGATCATCGCGTACTCCTCAGTGCGGTTTGTCACTGTCGCGTCGAGTTCTCGTTCATCCCGCTCAGAGAGCCACCGCTCGGTCATCTCCCCGTCGTGCCCGGCGTTCGGGATGAACAGGAACTCATCGGCTGCGCCTTCCGGCAGTCGATAGACGACGGTGTCATCTAGCATAATCCCGTCTTCGTCTGTGATGGCCCCGTACTGGGCCTCGCCCGGGTCCAGCACGGTCACGTCGTTGGTGGTCAGCCGCTGTGTCAGCGTCGCCGCGTCCGGCCCGGCCACGGTTATCTGTCCCATGTGCGAAACGTCGAACTTCCCGGCTTCGCTCCGAACTGCCTCGTGTTCTGTACGGATCGACTCGAATTCGACTGGCATCTCCCACCCGCCGAAATCGGTGAACGAAGCGTCTGCTCGTTTGTGAGCCCCGGAAAGCGGTGGTGCCCGCAGTGTCATACGCGGACCTCTCGTACCGCGTGGTCTTACCGTTTGGCCCTCCACCGCCCGCAGGCCACCAATAAATCATATACCGCGATATCAAATCGGCGATTGCGGTAGATGGGACGACAAGACTGGGACCGAAAATTAGCTGTCGGCCGTCGTTACTCACTTCGCGCCAGCGGGAACACGAGTTCGACTCCCGTTCCGCCGTCAAGATTCTCGTCAATAGTCACGGACCCACCGAGGCGTCGGACAAGCCACGTAACCGCCCACAACCCGAGC from Haloarcula sp. H-GB4 harbors:
- the gcvT gene encoding glycine cleavage system aminomethyltransferase GcvT; the encoded protein is MTLRAPPLSGAHKRADASFTDFGGWEMPVEFESIRTEHEAVRSEAGKFDVSHMGQITVAGPDAATLTQRLTTNDVTVLDPGEAQYGAITDEDGIMLDDTVVYRLPEGAADEFLFIPNAGHDGEMTERWLSERDERELDATVTNRTEEYAMIAVQGPEAPDLLSAETDVSLADLSRFNVADGAVAGVDSLIARTGYTGEPGFEILCPPNGAEAIWSALECQPCGLGARDTLRLEMGFLLSGQEFHPVDEPRTPHEAGIGWTVALDTDFVGRDALEGVAADGPEEKLIGIELLDRGVPRHGYDVTTPAGEPIGHITSGTMSPTLGSPIALAYVPAAYAEPDESVRVVVRGEPKKARTRSTPFLDR
- the gcvH gene encoding glycine cleavage system protein GcvH gives rise to the protein MSFDVPDDLRYLESHEWVRVAGDTAKVGITAFAQDELGDVVFVELPEEGAELTAGEDFGVVESIKAVSDVYAPVSGTVTAVNDRLRDEPELLNEDPFGDGWMLTVEVDDESETNDLLSPDAYRDQIE